One Elaeis guineensis isolate ETL-2024a chromosome 10, EG11, whole genome shotgun sequence genomic window carries:
- the LOC114914129 gene encoding WUSCHEL-related homeobox 2 gives MEECKGSASASSPSLLGSRWSPTKEQIAMLEGFYRQGMRTPSAEQIQQITGMLREYGSIEGKNVFYWFQNHKARQRQKQKEESFAYYSRHLHLPAPQAPALSPPPPPTCTNVVRGPYYSTVPQVGGVGCHQPQFPSIFLPRAMNMNPRPEFQVSQERSPQACSNSPHRAYHYDHHATGTDRSDVGHANLNGPHETLQLFPLQPTGIWEERSSGSLNTASAGSESVDDGEEEVGGENQPPFDFFSAPKKPY, from the exons ATGGAGGAATGCAAGGGATCGGCATCGGCCTCGTCGCCGTCGTTGTTGGGCTCTCGGTGGAGTCCGACCAAGGAGCAGATTGCGATGCTGGAGGGGTTCTACCGGCAGGGAATGCGGACGCCGAGCGCGGAGCAGATACAGCAGATAACCGGCATGCTGAGGGAGTACGGGAGTATCGAGGGGAAGAATGTGTTCTACTGGTTTCAGAACCACAAGGCTCGGCAGCGGCAGAAGCAGAAGGAGGAGAGCTTTGCCTACTATAGCCGACACCTCCACCTCCCGGCACCGCAGGCACCGGCCCTCTCACCACCTCCTCCACCAACTTGCACCAATG TTGTTCGCGGCCCATATTACTCTACAGTACCACAGGTTGGTGGAGTTGGTTGCCACCAACCACAGTTCCCTAGCATTTTCTTACCCAGAGCTATGAACATGAATCCAAGACCAGAGTTTCAAGTGAGCCAAGAGAGAAGTCCACAGGCATGCAGCAACTCACCTCATCGAGCTTACCATTATGATCATCATGCCACTGGAACGGACCGCAGTGATGTTGGTCATGCCAACCTGAACGGCCCCCATGAGACGCTGCAGCTGTTCCCGTTGCAACCCACCGGGATCTGGGAGGAGAGATCATCCGGAAGTCTAAACACTGCCTCAGCAGGGTCCGAGAGCGTGGACGATGGAGAAGAAGAAGTAGGTGGTGAGAACCAACCACCCTTCGATTTCTTCAGTGCTCCAAAGAAGCCATACTAA